A genomic region of Deinococcus sp. KSM4-11 contains the following coding sequences:
- a CDS encoding NUDIX domain-containing protein encodes MSDIRLPLGGLKFSVRVAILCTRGDRLLTNCADGLSFNFLPGGALSTDEDTLDCARREWEEETGTPPGPLRLVGVIENFFGPPQKRQHEIGFYYRMDAPAELPDRTFSVVDNAEVTCRRVPFDEIDHTPVYPLVAATLLNVPEGEVRHIVNRE; translated from the coding sequence GTGAGTGATATTCGCCTGCCGCTGGGCGGACTGAAGTTCAGCGTTCGGGTCGCCATCCTCTGCACGCGCGGCGACCGGCTGCTCACGAACTGTGCGGACGGCCTGTCCTTCAACTTCCTGCCAGGCGGCGCGCTCAGTACCGACGAAGACACCCTGGACTGTGCCCGCCGTGAATGGGAGGAGGAAACGGGCACCCCGCCCGGCCCGCTGCGGCTGGTCGGCGTGATTGAGAACTTCTTCGGCCCTCCCCAGAAGCGGCAGCACGAGATCGGCTTCTATTACCGGATGGACGCGCCCGCGGAATTGCCCGACCGGACCTTCTCAGTGGTGGACAACGCCGAGGTGACGTGCCGGCGGGTTCCGTTCGACGAGATCGACCACACGCCGGTCTACCCGCTGGTCGCCGCGACCCTCCTGAACGTGCCCGAGGGAGAGGTTCGGCACATCGTCAATCGGGAATGA
- the nudC gene encoding NAD(+) diphosphatase: MNATSLPGGFQSDRTVVPDDTAVWFVFDGPKLVLTDAGTLPTSPLPAVDVTALGTLDGRTYVAAGLDGAVLDGFTSVPLRAAFGKLSEAQMGVAGYGAQLVDFVRTHRYCGRCATPLVESGHERSRTCPNCGLTVYPRVAPVAMVLIRRGEGAATELLLARGPHFAPGVYSALAGFVEPSETLEMAAHREVLEEVGVTVTEMTYVMSQPWPFPHSLMVGFDARYAGGDIVPQPGEIEDAQWFPVAGLPGLPGPFSIARQLIDRAVERALHGEDMASSGP, translated from the coding sequence GTGAACGCCACCAGCCTGCCGGGCGGCTTCCAGTCGGATCGCACCGTGGTGCCGGACGACACGGCCGTCTGGTTCGTGTTCGACGGCCCGAAGCTGGTGCTGACGGACGCGGGAACGCTGCCCACGTCTCCCCTGCCCGCCGTGGATGTGACTGCCCTGGGCACATTGGACGGCCGAACCTACGTGGCGGCCGGACTGGATGGAGCCGTACTCGACGGGTTCACGTCCGTGCCCCTGCGCGCCGCGTTCGGGAAGCTCAGCGAGGCGCAGATGGGCGTGGCCGGGTATGGGGCGCAACTCGTGGACTTCGTGCGAACCCACCGCTACTGTGGCCGCTGCGCGACGCCGCTGGTGGAGTCCGGACACGAGCGGTCGCGCACCTGCCCGAACTGTGGCCTGACCGTGTACCCACGCGTGGCCCCGGTGGCGATGGTGCTGATCCGCCGGGGGGAGGGTGCCGCCACGGAACTGCTCCTGGCGCGCGGGCCGCACTTCGCGCCGGGTGTGTACTCCGCCCTGGCCGGGTTTGTGGAGCCCTCCGAGACCCTGGAGATGGCGGCCCACCGGGAGGTGCTGGAGGAGGTCGGCGTGACAGTCACTGAAATGACCTACGTGATGAGCCAGCCGTGGCCCTTCCCGCACTCGCTGATGGTGGGGTTCGACGCCCGGTATGCGGGCGGCGACATCGTGCCGCAGCCGGGCGAGATCGAGGATGCCCAGTGGTTTCCGGTCGCGGGCCTGCCGGGCCTGCCAGGGCCCTTCTCGATTGCTCGGCAGCTGATCGACCGGGCGGTGGAACGCGCCCTGCACGGCGAGGACATGGCATCATCGGGCCCATGA
- a CDS encoding VWA-like domain-containing protein, producing the protein MAPVPVTPDFQRLISGSRLRLRGKSAFFATLLLHAEFVPSHEVAAAGTDGERVYVNPEVAASLPPDVLDGLLLHEVLHAALSHVERRGPRAKKRWNKSADLIVNGMVDSAGLPTPPQSRRDEHLEKLSVEEVYTALEGEAESEGDDEGDDLMDGPPSDAPPRPGKNGQSAEKQWQQALAQARSVDAMSGGQGDDPLGLHRELMRLAPARLDWRAHLWRFLARTPVDFGGFDRRFVGRGLYLEALDDESLTALIAVDTSGSVDDAAVKALVGEVQGVLGAYPHVRATLYYADTEAYGPHDLSPGGTIPPPQGGGGTDFRPIFALLDAHEPDVLIYLTDGYGEFPPTAPRTPTLWVVPPGGLEDEGFPFGEVLRLEEHT; encoded by the coding sequence ATGGCCCCCGTGCCGGTCACGCCGGACTTCCAGCGGCTGATCTCCGGGTCGCGGCTGCGGCTGCGCGGGAAGTCAGCGTTCTTCGCCACACTGCTGCTGCACGCCGAGTTCGTACCGTCCCATGAGGTCGCGGCGGCCGGGACGGACGGTGAGCGGGTCTACGTGAACCCGGAGGTCGCCGCCAGCCTGCCGCCGGACGTGCTGGATGGCCTGCTGCTGCACGAGGTGCTGCACGCGGCCCTGTCGCATGTGGAGCGGCGGGGTCCCCGGGCGAAGAAACGCTGGAACAAATCGGCGGATCTGATCGTCAACGGCATGGTGGACTCGGCCGGGTTGCCCACCCCGCCCCAGTCCCGCCGGGACGAGCACCTGGAGAAGCTGAGCGTTGAGGAGGTCTACACCGCGCTGGAAGGTGAGGCCGAGAGCGAGGGGGACGACGAGGGCGACGACCTGATGGACGGGCCGCCCAGCGACGCGCCTCCCCGGCCGGGCAAGAACGGCCAGAGTGCCGAGAAGCAGTGGCAGCAGGCCCTGGCCCAGGCGCGCAGCGTGGACGCCATGAGCGGGGGCCAGGGCGACGATCCGCTGGGCCTGCACCGCGAGCTGATGCGGCTGGCCCCGGCCCGGCTGGACTGGCGCGCCCACCTTTGGCGGTTCCTGGCGCGCACGCCCGTGGATTTCGGCGGCTTCGACCGACGCTTCGTGGGGCGCGGCCTGTACCTGGAAGCGCTGGACGACGAGTCGCTGACAGCACTGATCGCTGTGGACACGTCGGGCAGTGTGGACGACGCGGCGGTCAAGGCCCTGGTCGGCGAGGTGCAGGGCGTGCTGGGCGCGTACCCTCATGTGCGTGCCACCCTCTATTACGCCGATACCGAAGCCTACGGCCCACACGACCTCTCGCCCGGCGGGACGATCCCACCACCGCAGGGCGGCGGCGGCACGGATTTCCGGCCCATCTTCGCGCTGCTGGACGCGCACGAGCCCGACGTGCTGATCTACCTGACCGACGGCTACGGCGAGTTCCCGCCAACCGCCCCCAGAACGCCCACCCTGTGGGTCGTGCCGCCCGGCGGCCTGGAGGACGAGGGCTTCCCGTTCGGTGAGGTGCTGCGCTTGGAGGAACATACGTGA
- a CDS encoding AAA family ATPase, protein MSLTAAELQTYLAALVTGDLKLSTMIWGPPGVGKSSVVAQVAEKYDLDFVDVRLSQLAPTDLRGLPVPEADGQGGGTSRWYPPEFLPRGGHGILFLDEVNMAPPTMQGMAQQLILDRKVGSYVLPDGWFVWAAGNRKEDRASVFDMPAPLANRFLHLTVRPDFDSWRSYALGRHLHEHVIAFLTFRPELLHRLDPQQPAWPSPRAWEMASRLHRAGLDAAPAIGEAAGAEFSAFVRLYEQLPDLGIVLEGRGGGLRLPDEPSVRYAAVVGLAARAATADQAYHAFTWLADAAGPEWLQLYVATLVSKFQAIGQLADLAGLIGRDERLATLVQGTLELSEG, encoded by the coding sequence TTGAGCCTCACCGCCGCCGAACTGCAGACCTACCTGGCCGCCCTCGTCACGGGCGACCTGAAACTCTCCACCATGATCTGGGGCCCGCCCGGCGTCGGCAAGAGCAGCGTCGTGGCCCAGGTCGCCGAGAAGTACGACCTGGACTTCGTGGATGTCCGCCTATCTCAGCTGGCCCCCACCGATCTGCGCGGACTACCGGTGCCCGAGGCCGATGGGCAGGGCGGCGGCACCAGCCGGTGGTACCCGCCGGAATTCCTGCCGCGCGGCGGGCACGGCATCCTGTTTCTCGATGAAGTGAACATGGCCCCGCCCACCATGCAGGGCATGGCCCAGCAACTCATTCTGGACCGCAAGGTGGGCAGCTACGTCCTGCCGGACGGCTGGTTCGTGTGGGCCGCCGGGAACCGCAAGGAAGACCGTGCCAGCGTCTTCGACATGCCTGCGCCGCTCGCCAACCGCTTCCTGCACCTCACCGTGCGCCCGGACTTCGACTCGTGGCGCTCGTATGCGCTGGGGCGGCACCTGCATGAACACGTCATCGCGTTCCTGACCTTCCGGCCGGAACTACTGCACCGGCTCGATCCGCAACAGCCCGCGTGGCCCAGTCCGCGCGCGTGGGAGATGGCCTCGCGCCTGCACCGCGCCGGGCTGGACGCCGCGCCCGCCATCGGGGAGGCGGCCGGAGCCGAGTTCAGCGCCTTCGTGCGGCTGTACGAGCAGCTCCCGGATCTGGGGATCGTACTCGAGGGCCGGGGCGGTGGCCTGCGTCTGCCGGACGAGCCGAGCGTCCGGTATGCCGCCGTGGTCGGGCTCGCCGCCCGCGCTGCCACCGCCGACCAGGCCTACCACGCCTTCACGTGGCTGGCGGATGCCGCCGGGCCGGAATGGCTGCAACTGTATGTGGCGACGCTGGTGAGCAAATTCCAGGCCATCGGGCAACTGGCCGACCTGGCGGGCCTGATCGGGCGCGACGAGCGGCTGGCGACGCTGGTGCAGGGCACGCTGGAACTCTCGGAGGGCTGA
- a CDS encoding heterodisulfide reductase-related iron-sulfur binding cluster: protein MLPLPHKILFFVFALAAAAFGLWGFYRLYRRVARGAAASEARFEAPVARVLSALRVTLTQERTFRRRTAISILHAFIFYGFVYYLLVNVVDGLEGYLNFHIDSAANPLFALYNVLADVLSFLVLVGVLSLVVRRLFLPSKRDFRFTEKTLLHPLLKANYILRDSLIVSAFITFHVGSRVIGNAAKVMQEGGDAFQPFSTFMGHLLYGGLGAQALQGWRLFGYWGALGSVLAFLAYFPYTKHIHIFMAPLNYALKRPVGSGVLPPMKGLAEAMEAEEPKLGVEKLEDLEWPRLLDAYSCIQCNRCQDVCPANATGKALSPAALEINKRMELNVIAAHPSPFTLRPAPFESGASTAHPLLEFAINEESVWACTTCGACMQVCPVQDEQMLDIIDIRRHQVMVAGDFPPQLQTAFRGMERASNPWGISRDKRLEWAEGLRVPTIDENPEPDVVYWVGCAASYDPGAQKVARAFVQLLDKAGVNYAVLGKKEACTGDSARRSGNEFLYQTLAQENVETLNAVAPKLIVATCPHCMNAIGNEYRQLGGDYRTIHHTEYLETLVAAGKLPLAQLTDHVTYHDPCYLGRHNGVFDAPRTLITKMAGEVLELERSRENSFCCGAGGAQFWKEEEEGRERVSDNRFREIQARLDGAKVASDAFEQTGKVLAVGCPFCKAMINSSPEKQKRDDIVVKDVAELLLESVQRADGTYAQPTGPVPDATPLQQPEVASAPNAQLPMNRTGDTPAADAPNPVVGETAADVINAQPGSPTQNADTQPEVQAAHPETTARKSWKPKATGDDVQSVPAAPPAPGADVAPTRKAWKPKPSDDVNPAAVAPQESALEPEASAPSDTPTARKAWSPGAKSGAAPVSPEAVAPTLPPARPAAEVPAVSGDSREAATDGLASATDRKKWVPGGAKATPAEATALPVRDVPTAELPQDATRTPPPSLESPPATGERKKWSPGRGSAPTASQSVSATAPEEPLHDSPAPAQSGSEVEGGSDTDSLVGPSTGARRKWTPKATTSPAPNVTPDAEPLRAARPTPVTEPITEHVHLDHVGENALEDGEAATHAPAGSGRKKWNPKK, encoded by the coding sequence TTGCTGCCCCTGCCCCACAAGATCCTGTTCTTCGTGTTTGCCCTCGCCGCCGCCGCCTTCGGTCTATGGGGCTTTTACCGGCTCTACCGCCGCGTCGCCCGCGGGGCCGCCGCCAGCGAGGCCCGCTTCGAGGCTCCGGTGGCCCGCGTGCTTTCGGCTCTGCGCGTCACCCTCACTCAGGAACGCACCTTCCGGCGGCGCACGGCGATCAGCATCCTGCACGCCTTCATCTTCTACGGCTTCGTGTACTACCTGCTGGTGAACGTCGTGGACGGCCTCGAAGGGTATCTGAACTTCCACATCGACAGCGCGGCCAACCCGCTGTTCGCGCTGTACAACGTGCTGGCCGATGTCCTCAGTTTCCTGGTGCTGGTGGGCGTGCTTTCGCTGGTCGTGCGTCGCCTGTTCCTGCCCAGCAAGCGGGACTTCCGCTTCACCGAGAAGACGCTGCTCCATCCGCTGCTCAAGGCGAATTATATCCTGCGCGATTCGCTGATCGTGTCGGCCTTCATCACCTTCCACGTGGGTAGCCGCGTGATTGGCAACGCCGCGAAGGTCATGCAGGAGGGCGGCGACGCCTTCCAGCCGTTCAGCACCTTCATGGGCCATCTGCTGTACGGCGGCCTGGGCGCACAGGCCCTTCAGGGCTGGCGGCTGTTCGGGTACTGGGGTGCCCTGGGCAGCGTGCTGGCGTTCCTGGCGTACTTCCCATACACCAAGCACATCCACATCTTCATGGCGCCCCTGAACTATGCCCTGAAACGTCCCGTGGGCAGCGGTGTCCTGCCCCCCATGAAGGGGCTGGCCGAGGCGATGGAGGCCGAAGAACCGAAGCTGGGCGTGGAGAAACTGGAGGATCTGGAATGGCCGCGCCTGCTCGACGCCTACTCGTGTATCCAGTGCAACCGCTGCCAGGACGTGTGTCCGGCCAACGCGACCGGCAAGGCGCTCTCGCCCGCCGCGCTGGAGATCAACAAGCGCATGGAACTGAACGTGATCGCGGCGCACCCCAGCCCCTTCACGCTCCGGCCCGCGCCCTTCGAATCCGGCGCCAGCACGGCGCACCCGCTGCTGGAATTCGCGATCAACGAGGAATCCGTGTGGGCCTGCACCACCTGCGGCGCGTGCATGCAGGTCTGCCCCGTGCAGGACGAACAGATGCTCGATATCATCGACATCCGACGCCATCAGGTCATGGTGGCCGGCGACTTCCCCCCGCAGCTCCAGACGGCGTTCCGGGGCATGGAGCGGGCCAGCAACCCCTGGGGCATCAGCCGCGACAAGCGCCTGGAGTGGGCCGAAGGGCTACGCGTGCCGACCATCGACGAGAACCCGGAACCGGACGTCGTCTACTGGGTCGGCTGCGCGGCCAGTTACGATCCCGGCGCACAGAAGGTCGCCCGCGCGTTCGTCCAGCTGCTCGACAAGGCGGGTGTGAACTACGCCGTGCTGGGCAAGAAGGAAGCGTGTACCGGCGACAGCGCCCGCCGCTCCGGCAACGAGTTCCTGTATCAGACGCTGGCCCAGGAGAACGTCGAGACCCTGAACGCGGTCGCTCCGAAGCTGATCGTCGCGACCTGCCCGCACTGCATGAACGCCATCGGGAACGAGTACCGGCAGCTCGGCGGCGACTACCGCACCATCCACCACACCGAGTACCTGGAAACGCTCGTGGCCGCCGGGAAGTTGCCGCTTGCACAGCTCACAGACCACGTCACCTACCACGACCCGTGCTACCTGGGCCGCCACAACGGCGTGTTCGACGCACCTCGCACCCTGATCACGAAGATGGCGGGCGAGGTGCTGGAACTGGAACGCAGCCGCGAGAACTCGTTTTGCTGTGGAGCGGGCGGCGCGCAGTTCTGGAAGGAAGAGGAGGAAGGCCGCGAGCGTGTCTCCGACAACCGTTTCCGCGAGATCCAGGCCCGACTGGACGGTGCGAAGGTTGCCAGCGACGCCTTCGAGCAGACGGGCAAGGTGCTGGCGGTCGGCTGTCCCTTCTGCAAGGCCATGATCAACTCCAGCCCCGAGAAACAGAAGCGGGACGACATCGTGGTCAAGGACGTCGCGGAACTTCTTCTTGAAAGCGTGCAGCGCGCCGACGGCACCTACGCCCAACCCACGGGCCCCGTGCCCGACGCCACGCCCCTTCAACAGCCCGAGGTCGCCAGCGCCCCCAATGCCCAGCTGCCCATGAACCGAACAGGTGATACGCCCGCGGCGGATGCTCCGAATCCCGTGGTCGGCGAGACAGCGGCGGACGTGATCAATGCGCAACCCGGCAGCCCGACTCAGAATGCCGACACCCAACCCGAAGTGCAGGCCGCCCACCCGGAAACCACGGCGCGCAAAAGCTGGAAGCCGAAAGCCACAGGTGACGATGTTCAGTCCGTGCCCGCCGCCCCCCCTGCTCCTGGTGCCGATGTGGCGCCAACGCGCAAGGCTTGGAAGCCGAAGCCCAGCGATGACGTGAACCCGGCGGCCGTGGCGCCACAGGAATCGGCACTGGAACCGGAAGCGTCCGCCCCTTCAGACACGCCCACCGCCCGCAAGGCGTGGTCGCCTGGAGCGAAGTCCGGTGCCGCTCCCGTGAGCCCAGAAGCGGTCGCGCCGACCTTGCCTCCCGCCCGACCGGCGGCTGAGGTGCCAGCGGTGTCCGGCGATTCGAGGGAAGCCGCAACTGATGGGCTGGCCTCGGCGACGGATCGCAAGAAATGGGTGCCCGGTGGTGCGAAGGCCACCCCCGCAGAGGCCACGGCACTGCCAGTGCGTGATGTGCCAACAGCCGAACTTCCACAGGACGCCACGAGGACGCCTCCACCGTCATTGGAATCTCCTCCCGCCACAGGTGAGCGGAAGAAATGGTCGCCAGGGAGAGGGTCTGCTCCTACTGCATCACAGAGCGTCTCGGCTACGGCGCCTGAGGAACCACTCCACGACAGCCCAGCACCAGCTCAGTCGGGATCAGAGGTGGAAGGCGGTTCAGACACTGATTCATTGGTAGGCCCGTCGACCGGCGCCCGGAGGAAATGGACTCCGAAGGCCACGACCTCTCCCGCCCCTAACGTCACGCCGGATGCCGAACCGCTTCGAGCCGCACGCCCCACACCGGTGACTGAGCCCATCACCGAACACGTGCACCTCGATCATGTTGGGGAAAATGCGCTGGAGGACGGTGAGGCAGCCACGCATGCTCCTGCCGGGAGTGGTCGCAAGAAGTGGAACCCGAAGAAGTGA
- a CDS encoding DegV family protein → MTIAIVTDSTSDLSPELCSQYGIESVPLYVLFDGKMHKDGLEITPSVIFSGLKSGKKTPSTSQPSPAEFAAAYARALQSADQVLSIHISGQLSGTVGSARLAAQEFDGRVTVVDTQSVSMGLGMRVIRAVELARAGRSVPDIVAELDRAAPKADLRFTVDTLDFLRINGRIGGAQALLGSLLNIKPILVVRGGRVESGGRVRGHKKAVQDMVDHVRAYTSKYGAVRAAFLYTVGGEGFLHEVRAGLGGVSFEDLGEHAIGAVVATHAGPGAMGIALEPVKP, encoded by the coding sequence ATGACCATCGCAATCGTCACCGATTCGACGAGTGACCTGAGCCCGGAGCTGTGCTCGCAGTACGGCATCGAGAGCGTTCCGCTGTACGTCCTGTTCGACGGCAAGATGCACAAGGACGGCCTGGAGATCACGCCCTCGGTGATCTTCAGCGGTCTGAAATCGGGAAAGAAGACGCCGAGCACGTCCCAGCCGAGCCCGGCGGAGTTCGCCGCCGCCTACGCCAGGGCCCTCCAGTCGGCCGATCAGGTGCTGAGCATCCACATCAGCGGGCAGCTTTCCGGCACCGTGGGCAGTGCCCGGCTCGCCGCGCAGGAATTCGATGGGCGGGTGACCGTCGTGGACACCCAGTCGGTCAGCATGGGCCTCGGGATGCGCGTGATCCGGGCTGTGGAACTGGCCCGCGCGGGCCGCTCCGTGCCGGACATCGTGGCCGAACTGGATCGTGCCGCTCCGAAAGCCGACCTGCGGTTCACGGTGGATACCCTGGACTTTCTGCGGATCAACGGCCGCATCGGTGGGGCGCAGGCCCTGCTGGGTAGTCTGCTGAACATCAAGCCGATCCTGGTCGTGCGTGGGGGCCGCGTGGAGTCGGGCGGGCGGGTGCGGGGACACAAGAAGGCCGTGCAGGACATGGTGGATCATGTCCGGGCGTACACCTCGAAATATGGGGCCGTGCGCGCTGCCTTCCTCTACACGGTGGGGGGCGAGGGGTTCCTGCATGAAGTCCGGGCGGGCCTGGGCGGCGTGTCCTTCGAGGATCTGGGCGAGCATGCCATCGGGGCGGTCGTGGCCACGCACGCGGGACCTGGAGCGATGGGCATTGCCCTTGAGCCCGTCAAGCCCTGA
- a CDS encoding serine hydrolase, which yields MVDPVTLEPVRAVGTNPDSVFPLASSYKQAVLWALLRAFDTGRISPTQRFDVTRENQSLGAYPFDGTNVKDLSIRMIHNSDNTATDILHRLVGLQAVQDVADGLGLCHTRLILPTRDWWVAEAGLSSTFNGTDRWAAARGGERSRLAALIDTDSRQYRADYVQRHLDDYFDHRYDPALSVRTMNISTPYEFGTLIAAEFLKSGLSARASAWQHDVMALGYGRSALQVQREGKVAWFAGKGGNGWRILTYTGFIALKDGRRVVYAFMQNGSDQTYTLPQTRRAFAWINAGIAAVLSPSP from the coding sequence GTGGTTGATCCGGTGACCCTCGAACCCGTCCGGGCCGTGGGCACCAACCCCGACAGCGTGTTCCCCCTCGCGAGTTCCTACAAGCAGGCCGTGCTGTGGGCGCTGCTGCGCGCCTTCGACACGGGCCGGATCAGCCCGACGCAGCGCTTCGACGTGACCCGCGAGAACCAGTCCCTGGGTGCCTATCCCTTCGACGGCACCAACGTCAAGGACCTGTCGATCCGGATGATCCACAACAGCGACAACACTGCCACGGACATCCTGCACCGCCTGGTGGGCCTACAGGCGGTGCAGGATGTGGCCGATGGCCTGGGCCTGTGCCACACCCGCCTGATCCTGCCCACCCGTGACTGGTGGGTGGCCGAGGCGGGGCTGTCCTCGACCTTCAACGGCACGGATCGCTGGGCCGCAGCACGGGGGGGCGAACGCTCCCGACTGGCTGCGCTGATCGACACCGACTCGCGGCAGTACCGCGCCGACTACGTTCAGCGGCACCTCGATGATTACTTCGACCACCGCTACGATCCGGCGCTCAGTGTCCGCACCATGAACATCTCCACGCCATACGAGTTCGGAACGCTGATCGCGGCCGAGTTCCTGAAATCTGGACTGTCCGCGCGCGCCTCGGCGTGGCAGCATGACGTCATGGCGCTCGGCTACGGGCGTTCCGCACTCCAGGTGCAACGTGAGGGGAAGGTCGCCTGGTTCGCGGGCAAGGGCGGCAACGGCTGGCGCATCCTGACGTATACCGGCTTTATTGCACTCAAGGACGGCCGGCGCGTGGTCTACGCCTTCATGCAGAACGGCTCGGATCAGACCTACACCCTGCCGCAGACCCGACGCGCATTCGCCTGGATCAACGCTGGCATCGCCGCCGTCCTGTCACCGTCGCCTTGA
- a CDS encoding bifunctional oligoribonuclease/PAP phosphatase NrnA: MTASNTSSATYSADVRAVADALGAHTGPLVLLAHENPDGDALGSVLGLARALRSVGREVVAPMDVPRYLAFLVGPTEISASLDTFPPEAMVVVLDVDNNDPVRVAGAPLSKFAGPVVNIDHHGTNRRAATALVVDPSRPATAMIVADVIDAMNIPWTEGIATPLMLGLNTDTGSFRFSSVTPDTFTCAGRLLAHGARLAWLNDELGQHPHTYYTLLREVLNTLEFQHEGRVVLARVDDGMLTRTGATWEDVESYVSLFRNAEGAQLAVMVKDFGDRVKLSLRSRRGLSAQNVAVALGGGGHVSAAGATVNEPYPVVRTQLEQAIQSELDRFDAAPL; the protein is encoded by the coding sequence ATGACTGCCAGCAACACCTCCAGCGCCACCTATTCCGCCGACGTCCGCGCCGTGGCGGACGCCCTCGGAGCACACACTGGCCCGCTGGTGCTCCTCGCCCACGAAAACCCGGATGGCGACGCGCTGGGCAGTGTCCTGGGGTTGGCCCGCGCCCTGCGTTCGGTCGGACGAGAGGTGGTCGCCCCGATGGACGTGCCCCGGTACCTTGCCTTTCTGGTCGGGCCCACGGAGATCAGTGCTTCCTTGGACACATTCCCGCCGGAGGCCATGGTCGTGGTGCTGGACGTGGACAACAACGATCCGGTGCGGGTCGCCGGAGCGCCACTCTCTAAGTTCGCTGGCCCTGTCGTGAACATCGACCACCACGGTACAAACCGCCGGGCGGCCACCGCCCTGGTGGTCGATCCCTCGCGCCCGGCCACGGCGATGATTGTCGCCGACGTGATCGACGCCATGAACATTCCATGGACGGAGGGCATCGCCACCCCGTTGATGCTCGGGCTGAACACCGATACGGGAAGTTTCCGGTTCAGCAGCGTCACGCCGGATACCTTCACCTGCGCGGGCCGTCTGCTGGCCCACGGCGCGCGGCTGGCCTGGCTGAACGACGAACTTGGACAACACCCCCACACGTACTACACGCTGCTCCGCGAGGTGCTGAACACCCTGGAATTCCAGCATGAGGGTCGGGTCGTCCTGGCCCGCGTTGACGACGGCATGCTCACGCGAACCGGGGCGACCTGGGAAGATGTGGAGTCGTACGTCAGCCTGTTCAGGAATGCCGAGGGCGCACAGCTCGCCGTGATGGTGAAGGACTTCGGCGATCGCGTGAAGCTCTCGCTGCGCTCCAGACGGGGGCTGAGTGCCCAGAACGTGGCGGTCGCGCTGGGCGGGGGCGGGCACGTGTCGGCCGCCGGGGCCACGGTGAACGAGCCGTACCCGGTCGTGCGGACACAGTTGGAGCAGGCCATCCAGAGCGAACTGGATCGGTTCGACGCAGCGCCCCTCTGA
- a CDS encoding HAD family phosphatase: MSDGTRGTRHVAFDWGGVFTVGTFDGRSTQNVADRTGIPVERIRDSYFRHVRQLEVGAWTLPHFWEVIQAETGVSMPYEEFEPLYLGSIHDNGPMYASLAALPPHVHVGLLSNNYPVVSDHLRKDPRFARFDALVFSNELGHKKPSPESFAALADAMGRPAEHVAFVDDVQENIDAAERAGFHGLLYHHERHAEFETDLSAWLAG; the protein is encoded by the coding sequence ATGAGCGATGGAACCAGGGGCACCCGGCATGTGGCATTCGACTGGGGCGGCGTCTTCACGGTAGGCACCTTCGATGGTCGCAGCACCCAGAATGTCGCCGACCGCACGGGCATCCCTGTGGAGCGCATCAGGGACAGCTACTTTCGCCATGTCAGACAACTGGAGGTGGGGGCCTGGACACTCCCGCACTTCTGGGAGGTCATTCAGGCAGAAACCGGCGTGTCGATGCCATACGAGGAGTTCGAGCCGCTGTACCTGGGCAGCATCCACGACAACGGCCCGATGTATGCCTCTCTGGCCGCTCTGCCTCCTCACGTTCACGTTGGCCTGCTGAGCAACAACTATCCCGTGGTGAGCGACCATCTCCGGAAGGATCCCAGGTTCGCGCGGTTTGACGCCCTGGTGTTCAGCAATGAACTCGGGCATAAGAAGCCCTCGCCGGAGAGCTTTGCTGCGCTGGCTGACGCGATGGGCCGGCCCGCCGAACACGTCGCGTTTGTCGACGATGTGCAGGAAAACATCGACGCGGCTGAACGCGCTGGATTTCACGGCCTGCTGTATCACCACGAGCGGCATGCCGAATTCGAAACTGACCTGAGCGCCTGGCTCGCTGGTTGA